Part of the Companilactobacillus zhachilii genome is shown below.
ACTGACATCATAAAGAACAATGTCGTAATTTCTGTAAAGTACCATGTACCTAGTGGAGCAATATCCTTACCAATTAAAGCGCCAAGGAACGGAATCTTTGTTAGCCACTTTGTAAAGCTTTCGAAGAATGTCCAGTTAGGATTCAAACTTGTCCAAGGAATCAAACTAGTGATCATTACAACAAATGTTAAGGCAAATAGCCAAAGAACACTCTTTTGTTTCTTAGTTAGCTTATCGCCAACTGATCTTTCTTCCATGTTGAATTCTTCAAGGTCCTTCTGACGACGTTCAAAAACAACCGACTGTGAGGGATCCTTCTTAACTTTGTCAGCATAATGCATAACATAAGCGATACTAATACCAGTTACAATAATCAATAAAATAAAACGTGGAATCAAACCATCACCAGGTGAAATGTTAATTGTTTGTGAAGCAACACCTGTCGCAAATGGGTTAACTGTTGAAGCTAAACAACCAACCTGTGACCCAATCAGAGCTAATGAAATGGCTGTGATCGAATCGTATCCAACACTGATCATAACAGGAATCAAAATTGGATAAAAAGCAATCGTTTCTTCACCCATACCATATGTTGAACCACCGATTGCAAATAAGGTCATTAAAATTGGGATAAGAGCTTTTTCTTTACCATGATATTTACGAACTGTCGCACTAATTCCATCATCTAGTGCTTTAGTTTTATTGACGACCCCTAGGAAACCACCAATAACCAAAATAAAGAGTGAAACTGAAATGGAGCCTTCGGTAATGTCGGTACCAACCATCCCATTGATTGGTGCCATAAATACATCCCAAATACCTTGGGGACTGCTAGCACGGGCTTTATAAGTCCCCGCAATAATGTTTCCCGCTTTAGTAGTTGCGTACTCACCTGCAGGAATAATCCAAGTTAAAATAGCAACTACGATTATTAGGAAGAACAAAATTGTATAAGCCGATGGCATTTGCCATTTTTTTGCCTTCTTTTCCATAAATCAACCCTCCTATATTTATAATATAGTTTCAGGATATACGATAAAATAAACTATTACAATGCTTTCCAAAGAAATATTTGTAAATAAATTTTCCTTTAATATCAGTTGTGTAAACGCTTTCTGAATATTACAATATTATTAGATTCAAGAGGGAGATATTAGAATGCTCGATACGATCGAATTCGGAAAAAGAATCAATCATCGTCCAATAATTGTAAGTTTTTTAGTCAGCTTTTTGGCTGGGGCCCTAGGATTAACCGCTGACATAAAGACTGGTATATTATCATTTTTGATAGTTTTATTTTCACTACTTTGCGTTTATTTTCCAATTTATTTACCAAAATTGTTTGGTCACTGGCAACTAGAAAAACACGGAATTTCTTACTATAAAATGACTACTTATTGGGACAAATTAAAATTAATTATCCTTCCCAATCAAGCTGACTTTCAATTTATCAGCTATTCACAAGTTAAAAGTTTTTCCATTAACGAGGAAAATCACCAGTTTCAGAGTGAAGATATTTTAAAAATCAATCCAGCTAAGCAGTCAATTTTTCCTTGGTTGCGCAAGCCTTTTTTCCTGAAACTTAATATGAATCAGACCAATGCTAAGTTAGA
Proteins encoded:
- a CDS encoding YfcC family protein — encoded protein: MEKKAKKWQMPSAYTILFFLIIVVAILTWIIPAGEYATTKAGNIIAGTYKARASSPQGIWDVFMAPINGMVGTDITEGSISVSLFILVIGGFLGVVNKTKALDDGISATVRKYHGKEKALIPILMTLFAIGGSTYGMGEETIAFYPILIPVMISVGYDSITAISLALIGSQVGCLASTVNPFATGVASQTINISPGDGLIPRFILLIIVTGISIAYVMHYADKVKKDPSQSVVFERRQKDLEEFNMEERSVGDKLTKKQKSVLWLFALTFVVMITSLIPWTSLNPNWTFFESFTKWLTKIPFLGALIGKDIAPLGTWYFTEITTLFFMMSVIIMFVFHMKESDYISAFMNGMTEFISVAIIVAVARGIQVIMNNGYITATVLHAGETGLQNLSAGVFIVLTYIFYIPMSFLIPSTSGLAAATMGIMGPLGKFSGVDGSLVITAYQSASGLVNLITPTSGIVMGALAIGHVDIVKWWKYMWKLIAILFVVIAVFLVICSMFK